Proteins from one Abyssisolibacter fermentans genomic window:
- a CDS encoding MBL fold metallo-hydrolase, with protein MKLKVLVDNNTFIDRYFLGEPGVSYYIQDEEIKILFDTGYSDAFIKNAKKMNISLMDIDYIVISHGHNDHTWGIIPLIRHYSEAKIESIAYKIPTLIAHPETFLHKEYNNEEIGSIINSEKLSKHFKMNLSKSHVWLTEKIVFLGEIERCNNFENKEPIGKYEKNGIKEDDYLIDDSALVYKSSEGLVIITGCSHAGICNIIEHAKKICKDDRIIDIIGGFHLLNPSEKQLEGTIDYFKQADIKEIHACHCTDLKSKIALSNIVNLEEVGVGLSLEYK; from the coding sequence ATGAAATTAAAAGTTTTGGTAGATAATAATACATTTATAGATCGATATTTTTTGGGAGAACCAGGAGTATCATATTACATTCAAGATGAAGAAATAAAAATATTATTTGATACAGGTTATTCAGATGCATTTATTAAAAATGCAAAGAAAATGAATATAAGTCTTATGGATATAGATTACATAGTAATATCACATGGACATAATGACCATACATGGGGCATAATACCTTTAATTAGACATTATTCAGAAGCAAAGATAGAAAGTATAGCTTATAAAATACCAACGCTTATAGCACATCCAGAAACGTTTTTACATAAGGAATATAATAATGAAGAAATAGGCAGTATTATTAACAGTGAAAAATTAAGCAAACATTTTAAAATGAATTTGAGCAAATCACATGTTTGGTTAACAGAAAAAATTGTTTTTCTTGGTGAAATAGAAAGATGTAATAATTTCGAGAATAAAGAACCAATAGGGAAATATGAAAAAAACGGTATTAAAGAAGATGATTATTTAATAGATGATTCTGCATTAGTTTACAAATCATCAGAAGGATTAGTAATAATAACTGGATGTTCTCATGCAGGTATATGTAATATTATCGAACATGCAAAAAAAATATGTAAAGACGATAGAATCATTGATATAATAGGAGGATTTCATCTGTTAAATCCAAGTGAGAAACAACTAGAAGGTACTATAGACTATTTCAAACAAGCAGACATAAAAGAGATTCATGCATGTCACTGTACAGATTTAAAATCAAAAATAGCATTGTCTAACATTGTAAACTTAGAAGAAGTAGGTGTAGGTCTTTCGTTAGAGTATAAATAA
- the rny gene encoding ribonuclease Y yields MLEILAGGLIGAVVGVFLGIYIRKNIAENKIMTAEEQAKRIVEDSYNKAETIKKEYVLEGKEEVHKLRTEMERENRDRRNELQKLERRLIHKEEVLDRKSEALEKKEDFLSKKIKTFEEKESQIKVLYQQQVDKLEKLSGLTSEEARELLLNDIKKEISHEAAILIKETENNAKLEADKKAKEIVSYAIQKCAADHVAESTVSVVALPNDEMKGRIIGREGRNIRTLETATGIDLIIDDTPEAVILSGFDPIRREVARIALEKLITDGRIHPARIEEMVEKARKEVDNQIREVGEQATFDTGIHGIHPELVKLLGRLKFRTSYGQNVLKHSMEVSHLAGIMAAEIGVDVKVAKRAGLLHDIGKAVDHEVEGPHVSIGVDLCKKYRESKAVLHAVAAHHGDIEPKTIEAVLVQAADAVSAARPGARRETLESYIKRLEKLEEIANSFEGVEKSFAIQAGREIRIIVDSELISDLDIIHISRDIVKRIEDELEYPGQIKVNVIRETRAIEYAK; encoded by the coding sequence ATTCTTGAAATATTAGCAGGAGGATTAATAGGAGCAGTTGTAGGAGTATTCCTTGGTATATATATAAGAAAAAATATTGCTGAAAACAAAATTATGACAGCAGAAGAACAAGCTAAAAGAATAGTTGAAGATAGTTATAATAAGGCAGAAACAATTAAAAAAGAATATGTATTAGAAGGAAAAGAAGAGGTTCACAAACTTAGAACCGAAATGGAAAGAGAAAATAGAGATAGAAGAAATGAACTACAAAAACTAGAAAGAAGGCTTATTCACAAAGAAGAGGTTTTAGACAGAAAAAGTGAAGCTTTAGAGAAAAAAGAGGATTTTTTATCAAAGAAAATTAAAACTTTTGAAGAAAAAGAATCACAAATTAAAGTTTTATATCAACAACAAGTAGATAAGCTTGAAAAATTATCTGGATTAACATCTGAAGAAGCTAGAGAGTTATTATTGAATGATATTAAAAAAGAAATAAGTCATGAAGCTGCTATACTAATAAAAGAAACTGAAAATAATGCAAAGCTTGAAGCTGATAAAAAAGCTAAAGAAATAGTATCATATGCTATTCAAAAATGTGCTGCTGATCATGTTGCTGAGAGTACAGTTTCAGTAGTTGCTCTTCCAAATGACGAAATGAAGGGAAGAATCATAGGAAGAGAAGGTAGAAATATAAGAACCTTAGAAACTGCTACAGGCATAGATCTAATAATTGATGATACTCCAGAAGCAGTTATTTTATCTGGATTTGATCCAATAAGGAGAGAAGTAGCCAGAATAGCTTTGGAAAAACTGATAACTGATGGAAGGATTCATCCAGCAAGAATTGAAGAAATGGTTGAAAAAGCTAGAAAAGAAGTTGATAATCAGATTCGTGAAGTTGGAGAACAAGCAACATTTGATACTGGTATTCACGGCATACATCCAGAATTAGTAAAATTGTTAGGCCGACTTAAATTTAGAACTAGTTATGGTCAAAATGTTTTAAAACATTCAATGGAAGTCTCACATTTAGCTGGTATTATGGCTGCTGAGATTGGTGTAGATGTGAAAGTTGCTAAAAGAGCAGGATTATTACATGATATTGGTAAAGCTGTTGATCATGAGGTTGAAGGACCACATGTTAGCATTGGAGTAGATTTATGTAAAAAATACAGAGAATCTAAAGCTGTTTTACATGCTGTAGCAGCTCATCATGGAGACATAGAACCAAAGACAATTGAAGCTGTTCTAGTTCAAGCTGCTGATGCTGTATCAGCTGCAAGACCTGGTGCAAGAAGAGAAACCTTAGAGTCTTACATTAAGAGATTAGAAAAATTAGAAGAAATAGCTAATTCTTTCGAAGGTGTAGAAAAATCATTTGCTATACAGGCAGGAAGAGAAATTAGAATAATAGTTGATTCAGAATTAATTAGTGATTTAGATATTATTCATATTTCAAGAGATATTGTAAAGCGAATAGAAGATGAATTAGAATATCCAGGACAAATAAAAGTAAATGTTATTAGAGAAACGAGAGCTATTGAATATGCAAAATAA
- the recA gene encoding recombinase RecA, which yields MLEKKKALEMALGQIEKQFGKGSIMKLGEDSILNVESISTGALQLDIALGIGGVPKGRVIEIYGPESSGKTTVALHIIAESQRNGGTAAFIDAEHALDPVYARNLGVKTEDLIVSQPDTGEQGLEIAEALVRSGAVDVIVVDSVAALVPKAEIDGEMGDSHVGLQARLMSQALRKLAGAIKKSNTVTIFINQLREKVGIMFGNPETTTGGRALKFYSSIRLDVRRIETLKRGNEMIGNRTKVKVVKNKVAPPFRIAEFDIIYGKGISKEGCILDAAVEDNIVKKSGSWYSYEDNKLGQGRDNAKLYLSENPELLNEIEYKVRKKHDLLNDGKEIENESDNE from the coding sequence ATGTTAGAGAAAAAGAAAGCTTTAGAAATGGCACTAGGTCAAATTGAAAAACAATTTGGTAAAGGTTCAATAATGAAACTCGGTGAAGATTCAATACTTAATGTTGAATCAATTTCAACAGGTGCACTTCAATTAGATATAGCATTAGGTATAGGGGGAGTACCAAAAGGAAGAGTTATAGAAATATATGGACCAGAATCTTCTGGTAAAACAACAGTAGCACTGCATATAATTGCAGAAAGTCAGAGAAATGGAGGAACCGCAGCCTTCATAGATGCAGAACATGCTTTGGATCCAGTTTATGCTAGAAATCTTGGCGTTAAAACAGAAGATTTAATAGTATCTCAGCCAGATACGGGAGAACAAGGTTTAGAAATTGCAGAAGCTTTAGTTAGGAGTGGTGCTGTAGATGTAATAGTAGTAGATTCAGTTGCAGCTTTAGTACCAAAAGCTGAGATAGATGGTGAAATGGGAGATAGCCATGTTGGATTACAGGCAAGGTTGATGTCACAAGCTTTAAGAAAACTTGCAGGTGCTATAAAAAAATCAAACACGGTTACAATATTTATAAATCAACTTAGAGAAAAAGTTGGTATAATGTTTGGAAATCCTGAGACTACTACTGGTGGTAGAGCGTTAAAATTCTATTCATCCATTAGATTAGATGTAAGAAGAATTGAGACGTTAAAACGTGGCAATGAAATGATTGGTAATAGAACAAAAGTAAAAGTTGTAAAAAATAAAGTTGCACCTCCTTTTAGAATTGCAGAATTTGATATTATATATGGAAAAGGTATATCAAAAGAGGGATGTATACTTGATGCAGCTGTGGAGGATAATATAGTTAAAAAATCAGGTTCATGGTATAGCTATGAAGATAATAAACTTGGACAAGGTAGAGATAATGCAAAGCTTTACTTATCTGAAAATCCTGAATTACTAAATGAAATTGAATACAAAGTAAGAAAAAAACATGACTTATTAAATGATGGTAAAGAAATAGAAAATGAATCAGATAATGAATAG
- a CDS encoding competence/damage-inducible protein A: protein MKSEIINVGTEIILGNIVNTHSRYLSEELAKIGIDVYYHVSVGDNKRRLEEIIKTALDRSDLIILTGGLGPTEDDITKDCVASVLNKELIFSEKIMKDIDDFYYARNIKFVKSVERQAYIIEGCEALKNEVGTAPGIYVKENDKIVILLPGPPRELENVFENCVIPKLKKKTNEIIESKTLSVFGIGESNVEDAIIDLINKQTNPTIATYAKDGHVEVRVTAKSNKLEVAGSLIENTVKHVEAKIGEYIFSKELESLEEVVFKILMDKGLKIGFCESCTGGLISSRFTRIPGSSAVFDRGIVTYSNQAKMDEVSVSPEDLDKYGAVSKQVAIGMARGLYNKCDIDIAVSVTGIAGPTGGSKEKPVGLVYFGVVFKDKEYTVKRVFLGDRHKVQNKTANTVFDLVRKLLLGKEI from the coding sequence ATGAAAAGCGAAATCATAAACGTAGGAACCGAAATAATATTGGGCAATATAGTTAATACTCATTCAAGGTATTTGTCAGAAGAATTAGCTAAAATAGGTATTGATGTTTATTATCATGTTTCAGTTGGGGATAATAAAAGAAGATTAGAAGAAATTATAAAAACTGCACTAGATAGATCAGACCTAATCATTTTAACTGGAGGATTAGGTCCAACAGAAGATGATATAACTAAAGATTGTGTAGCATCTGTATTAAACAAAGAGTTAATATTTAGCGAAAAAATCATGAAAGATATAGATGATTTTTATTATGCTAGAAATATTAAATTTGTTAAGTCGGTAGAAAGGCAAGCTTATATAATAGAAGGTTGTGAAGCCCTAAAAAACGAGGTTGGAACTGCACCTGGGATTTATGTTAAAGAAAACGATAAAATAGTAATATTACTACCAGGTCCACCAAGAGAACTTGAAAATGTATTTGAAAATTGTGTAATACCAAAATTAAAAAAGAAAACTAATGAAATAATTGAATCTAAAACGCTTAGTGTTTTTGGAATAGGTGAATCGAATGTAGAAGATGCTATAATTGATTTAATAAACAAGCAAACTAATCCTACAATAGCTACATATGCAAAAGATGGACATGTTGAGGTAAGAGTGACAGCAAAATCGAACAAGTTAGAGGTAGCAGGTAGCTTAATAGAAAATACAGTTAAACATGTAGAAGCAAAAATAGGAGAATATATTTTTAGTAAAGAATTAGAATCATTAGAAGAGGTTGTTTTTAAAATACTTATGGACAAAGGTCTTAAAATAGGTTTTTGTGAATCATGTACAGGAGGTCTAATAAGTAGCAGATTTACAAGAATACCTGGATCGTCTGCAGTGTTTGATAGAGGAATAGTTACATATAGTAATCAGGCTAAGATGGATGAAGTAAGTGTAAGTCCAGAGGATTTAGACAAATATGGAGCAGTAAGTAAGCAAGTTGCAATAGGCATGGCACGTGGATTATATAATAAATGTGATATAGATATAGCCGTATCTGTGACAGGAATAGCAGGACCTACAGGAGGTTCGAAAGAAAAACCTGTTGGCTTAGTATATTTTGGTGTAGTGTTCAAAGATAAAGAATATACAGTGAAAAGGGTATTTTTAGGAGATAGGCACAAGGTTCAAAATAAAACAGCTAATACAGTATTTGATTTGGTGAGAAAATTGCTGCTAGGTAAGGAAATATAA
- the mnmH gene encoding tRNA 2-selenouridine(34) synthase MnmH, with translation MLNKVLIEDIIERKDVIFIDVRSPIEYEEDHIPGAYNLPIFTNSEREEIGYIYKQVDKDKAKELGLKYASDKLYDYFIKLKKLCSNDKKIAVYCYRGGMRSNSIAQVLSIMGLEVYLVIGGYKSYRKYVINWLNEYNKDLELIVLHGYTGVAKTKILNILKKKGYPVLNLEQMAQNSGSVFGSISFDNKSCSQKSFESELYKILRDEKSKYYFTESESKRIGKVIMPQFLFAKLINGRHILLNTNINNRIETALEDYIKEDKKNDDRLIFAICKLKNALGKKVVLEFIDRIKNKDYEYVIKELMEKYYDPLYNYSIDKIEQYDKIIMYNKIEEAIEELKAFTNNLGLRGDM, from the coding sequence ATGTTAAATAAGGTTCTAATTGAGGATATAATTGAGAGAAAAGATGTTATTTTTATAGATGTAAGAAGTCCCATTGAATATGAAGAGGATCATATACCTGGTGCTTATAATTTACCTATATTTACTAATTCTGAAAGAGAAGAAATAGGTTATATATACAAGCAAGTTGACAAAGATAAAGCAAAAGAGTTAGGACTAAAATATGCTTCTGACAAATTATATGATTACTTTATAAAACTTAAAAAACTATGTAGTAATGATAAAAAGATAGCTGTTTATTGTTATAGAGGTGGTATGAGGAGTAATTCAATTGCTCAAGTATTGAGTATTATGGGATTAGAGGTTTATCTGGTAATAGGAGGTTATAAAAGCTATAGAAAATATGTCATTAATTGGCTAAATGAATATAATAAAGATTTAGAATTAATAGTTTTGCATGGATATACAGGGGTAGCTAAGACAAAAATATTAAATATACTTAAAAAGAAAGGCTATCCAGTATTAAACCTAGAACAAATGGCTCAAAATAGTGGTTCAGTATTTGGTTCAATATCTTTTGATAATAAATCATGTTCGCAAAAAAGTTTTGAATCTGAATTATACAAAATATTAAGAGATGAAAAGAGTAAATATTATTTTACTGAAAGTGAAAGTAAGAGAATAGGAAAAGTTATTATGCCACAGTTTCTGTTCGCTAAATTAATAAATGGAAGACACATATTATTAAATACTAATATTAATAATAGAATAGAAACAGCATTAGAAGATTATATAAAAGAAGATAAAAAAAATGATGATAGGCTTATATTTGCGATATGTAAACTTAAAAATGCACTTGGTAAAAAAGTAGTTTTAGAATTTATAGATAGAATCAAAAATAAAGATTATGAATATGTTATTAAAGAGCTTATGGAAAAATATTACGACCCCTTATACAATTATTCGATTGATAAAATAGAACAATATGATAAAATAATTATGTATAATAAAATAGAAGAAGCAATAGAAGAATTAAAAGCATTTACTAATAATTTAGGCTTGAGAGGAGATATGTAA
- a CDS encoding regulatory protein RecX, producing MVITNIEEENEIYAIYIDNEYSYTLSKDIIIEYELDINKKIGYMENMYLEKKSIDYECINKAIKKLSYSSKTQKEIYNYLIGLDYSKDLVNRIIAKLKKIGYIDDFKYAYNYITYHNKNGLKSKNMALYGLKNKGVSSDIINRVIEELEVDDYDVVMKVIKKKIRIPEKIFDRKYEDKIKAFLYRKGFKINTISKAIKEFKNNIEDKYLG from the coding sequence ATGGTAATTACAAATATAGAAGAAGAAAATGAAATATATGCTATATATATTGATAATGAATATAGTTATACATTGTCAAAGGATATTATTATAGAATATGAATTAGATATTAATAAAAAAATCGGTTACATGGAGAATATGTATTTAGAAAAAAAATCAATTGATTATGAATGTATAAACAAAGCAATTAAAAAATTATCATATAGCTCAAAGACTCAAAAAGAAATATATAATTATTTAATAGGGTTAGATTACTCAAAGGATTTGGTTAATAGAATCATAGCTAAACTCAAAAAAATAGGGTACATTGACGATTTTAAATATGCCTATAACTATATAACTTATCATAATAAGAATGGGCTTAAAAGCAAAAATATGGCTTTGTACGGTCTAAAGAATAAGGGGGTTAGCTCAGATATAATAAATCGAGTTATTGAAGAGCTAGAAGTAGATGATTATGATGTAGTTATGAAAGTTATAAAAAAGAAAATCAGAATTCCAGAAAAAATATTTGATAGAAAATATGAAGATAAGATAAAAGCTTTTTTATATAGAAAAGGTTTTAAAATAAATACAATTAGCAAAGCAATAAAAGAATTTAAAAATAATATTGAAGATAAATATTTAGGATAA
- the rimO gene encoding 30S ribosomal protein S12 methylthiotransferase RimO, with amino-acid sequence MKLKAALLSLGCSRNTIDSEIMIGILEENDVEFVDDLKNAEVIIINTCSFINDAKEESIDEIIQAVQYKNEGSCKYIIVCGCLAQRYKDELIKEIPEIDAIVGTGNITDIFKVINKLVAGEKYYKIDCINSLYPENCNRVLTTPEHYAYLKISQGCDNHCTYCIIPKLRGKYRSRNIEDIVKEANLLVDRGVSEIILTAEDTGKYGIDLYGKYMLATLLDELNKIEGLKWIRLLYIYPETFTDELIQSIKRNEKVLSYVDIPIQHINNRVLKTMNRGTSKENICTLINKLRSEISDIIIRTTLITGFPGETEEEFNELLDFVNEYRFDRLGVFVYSKEEGTPAALLDDQIKEETKQERYDMIMQLQMKISDEINNKKIGKIYEVLIEEEIEDEDLYIGRSYMDCPEIDGIVYVQSKEKLAIGEIAKVKIKEHFEYDLKGVILNELS; translated from the coding sequence ATGAAGCTAAAAGCAGCACTATTGTCACTAGGTTGTTCAAGGAATACAATAGACTCAGAAATAATGATAGGAATATTAGAAGAAAATGATGTTGAATTTGTTGATGATTTAAAAAATGCAGAAGTGATAATTATTAATACATGCAGTTTTATAAATGATGCTAAAGAAGAATCTATCGATGAAATAATTCAAGCTGTACAATATAAAAATGAAGGAAGCTGTAAATATATAATCGTGTGCGGTTGCTTAGCTCAAAGATATAAAGATGAATTAATAAAAGAGATTCCAGAAATAGATGCTATAGTTGGTACAGGAAATATTACAGATATATTTAAAGTAATAAATAAGCTTGTAGCTGGAGAAAAATATTATAAAATAGATTGTATTAATTCATTATATCCTGAAAATTGTAATAGGGTTTTAACAACACCAGAGCACTATGCATATTTAAAAATATCACAAGGATGTGATAATCATTGTACATACTGTATTATTCCTAAGCTTAGAGGGAAATATAGAAGTAGAAATATAGAAGATATAGTAAAGGAAGCAAACTTATTAGTCGACAGAGGTGTCAGTGAAATAATTCTCACAGCAGAAGATACAGGAAAATATGGGATAGATCTATATGGTAAATATATGTTAGCTACTTTGTTAGATGAACTCAATAAAATAGAAGGTTTAAAATGGATTAGATTATTATATATATATCCTGAAACCTTTACAGATGAGTTGATTCAAAGTATAAAAAGAAATGAAAAGGTTTTAAGCTATGTAGATATACCTATTCAACATATAAATAATAGAGTATTAAAAACAATGAATAGAGGAACTTCTAAAGAGAATATTTGTACACTGATTAACAAACTAAGAAGTGAAATAAGTGATATAATAATAAGAACTACATTAATAACTGGATTTCCAGGTGAAACAGAGGAAGAATTTAATGAATTATTAGATTTTGTTAATGAGTATAGATTTGACAGATTAGGAGTATTTGTTTATTCTAAAGAAGAAGGTACACCAGCTGCGTTATTAGATGATCAAATCAAAGAAGAAACAAAACAAGAGCGCTATGATATGATTATGCAGTTACAGATGAAAATATCTGATGAAATAAATAACAAAAAAATAGGAAAGATATATGAAGTGCTTATAGAAGAAGAAATTGAAGATGAAGATTTGTACATTGGAAGATCATATATGGATTGTCCAGAAATTGATGGTATTGTATATGTTCAGTCAAAAGAAAAACTGGCAATTGGTGAAATTGCAAAAGTTAAAATAAAGGAACATTTTGAATATGATTTGAAGGGAGTAATATTGAATGAACTTAGCTAA
- a CDS encoding class I SAM-dependent methyltransferase — MECERKNTFNDIANEYEKNRPTYPAKLFKDIVQYADLDKNDRIIEIGSGTGKATEGFVNIGYNNITCVELGSELIALTQEKFKNEKTINFVHRSFEEAKIKSNDYDLAISATAFHFVDPKVGYPKVHRILKKGSSLAFFWTVHVQEYDEIYNQIRELYKKYAPELNDEKMPTPEEDINDIGKNIKATELFSNLEIKKYKWMHTYTSDEYVGLLNTHSRHRILEKEKKEPLLKEIKEIIDNNGGKIEKQCLVALFLGKKI; from the coding sequence ATGGAGTGCGAGCGAAAAAATACATTTAATGATATTGCAAATGAATATGAAAAAAACAGACCAACATATCCAGCAAAGTTATTTAAAGATATTGTACAATATGCTGATTTAGATAAAAATGATAGAATCATAGAAATAGGAAGTGGAACAGGAAAAGCGACAGAAGGTTTTGTTAATATTGGGTATAATAATATAACATGTGTTGAACTTGGAAGTGAACTTATAGCATTAACACAAGAAAAATTCAAGAATGAAAAAACAATTAATTTTGTTCATAGATCATTTGAAGAGGCAAAGATAAAATCAAATGATTATGACTTAGCAATATCAGCAACAGCCTTTCATTTTGTAGACCCTAAAGTAGGTTATCCTAAAGTCCATAGAATTCTAAAAAAAGGTAGTTCACTAGCATTCTTTTGGACAGTGCATGTTCAAGAATATGATGAGATATATAATCAAATAAGAGAATTATATAAAAAGTATGCACCAGAATTAAATGACGAGAAAATGCCTACACCAGAAGAAGATATAAATGACATTGGAAAAAATATTAAAGCAACAGAGCTTTTTAGTAACTTAGAAATAAAGAAATATAAATGGATGCATACATATACTTCAGATGAGTATGTTGGTTTATTAAACACTCATTCACGTCATAGAATTTTAGAAAAAGAGAAAAAAGAGCCTTTACTTAAAGAGATAAAAGAGATAATAGATAATAATGGAGGTAAAATCGAAAAACAATGCTTAGTAGCTCTATTCTTAGGTAAAAAAATATAA
- a CDS encoding GrpB family protein, whose protein sequence is MTRKIVVEDYNPKWAEEFEKLKAVYLEKLKEINVDIQHVGSTSVCGLAAKPIIDIDIIVQNDEDLKNVIKRLASLGYEHEGNMGIKGREAFKRVSDEVPYNTVIKEWMPHHLYAGIRGCVSLENHLLLRDYLRQNKDAALEYGNLKKKLAVKYKYDIDTYVEKKTSFIIDILSKSGISKKDLLDIEKQNKK, encoded by the coding sequence ATGACAAGAAAGATAGTTGTAGAAGATTATAACCCAAAATGGGCAGAGGAATTCGAAAAACTAAAAGCAGTATATTTAGAAAAATTGAAGGAAATAAACGTAGATATACAGCATGTTGGTAGTACATCCGTATGTGGGTTAGCTGCAAAACCAATAATAGATATAGATATAATAGTACAAAATGATGAAGATTTAAAGAATGTGATTAAAAGACTTGCTAGCCTAGGCTATGAGCATGAAGGAAATATGGGTATTAAAGGTAGAGAAGCATTCAAGAGAGTATCAGATGAAGTACCATATAATACAGTTATTAAAGAATGGATGCCGCATCATTTATACGCAGGTATCAGAGGTTGTGTAAGTTTAGAAAATCATTTGCTATTAAGAGATTATTTAAGACAAAATAAAGATGCAGCATTAGAATATGGTAACCTAAAGAAAAAACTAGCAGTTAAATACAAATATGATATTGATACGTATGTAGAAAAGAAGACATCGTTTATAATAGATATACTAAGCAAATCTGGAATATCAAAAAAAGATTTGCTAGATATAGAAAAACAGAATAAGAAGTAG
- the spoVS gene encoding stage V sporulation protein SpoVS produces MNVLKVSAKSSPNSVAGALAGVLREKGTAEIQAIGAGALNQAVKAVAIARGFVAPSGVDLICIPAFTDIQIDGEERTAIKLIVEPR; encoded by the coding sequence ATGAATGTATTAAAAGTGTCAGCAAAATCAAGTCCAAATTCTGTTGCGGGAGCATTAGCAGGTGTATTAAGAGAGAAAGGTACGGCTGAAATCCAAGCAATTGGAGCAGGTGCTCTAAATCAAGCAGTAAAAGCAGTAGCGATAGCAAGAGGGTTTGTTGCTCCTAGTGGTGTTGATTTAATTTGTATACCAGCTTTCACTGATATTCAAATTGATGGTGAAGAAAGGACAGCTATAAAATTAATAGTTGAACCAAGATAA
- the pgsA gene encoding CDP-diacylglycerol--glycerol-3-phosphate 3-phosphatidyltransferase, translating into MNLANKLTIARIFLVPFFMFFLLVKIPYGDIIAVCLFILAALTDSLDGYIARSRNQVTKFGKFMDPLADKLLVSAALISLLQMDKISAWVVMIIIAREFAITGFRVLAASEGITIAASWWGKIKTITQIVAIITLLLDNYPFSLIGLPFDTISVILAVIFTIISAIDYMYNNRKVFSSHSNKTND; encoded by the coding sequence ATGAACTTAGCTAACAAATTAACTATTGCAAGAATATTTTTAGTTCCATTTTTTATGTTTTTCCTTCTAGTGAAAATACCTTATGGAGATATTATAGCTGTATGTTTATTTATATTAGCTGCTTTAACAGATAGTTTAGATGGATATATTGCTAGAAGTAGAAATCAAGTAACGAAATTTGGTAAATTCATGGATCCATTAGCAGACAAACTACTAGTATCAGCTGCATTGATATCATTACTCCAAATGGACAAAATATCAGCATGGGTTGTTATGATTATCATAGCAAGAGAGTTTGCAATAACAGGATTTAGAGTTTTAGCTGCTTCAGAAGGAATAACAATAGCTGCTAGTTGGTGGGGTAAAATAAAAACAATCACACAAATAGTTGCTATTATAACACTACTATTAGATAATTATCCTTTTAGTTTGATTGGGTTACCGTTTGATACGATTTCTGTAATACTTGCTGTTATTTTTACAATAATTTCTGCTATAGACTATATGTATAATAATAGAAAAGTATTTAGTTCTCACTCTAACAAAACTAACGACTAG